In the genome of Nitratireductor sp. GISD-1A_MAKvit, the window AGCTGGAGTGGAAAAGCGGACGACGATCGCTCCACTCGGGGAAATCCAGATGCGGCATCAGAGCCATGTCGGCCTCGTAGCGATCCAGCGAGTCGAGATAGCTGTTGGGCACCAGATCGATCAGCTGCATGCGCATGAGTGGTGCGGCGCTCCGCAGCTTCCGGGCAAGTTCCGGCATCAGCATCTCGGCAAAGAAATCCGCTCCCGCGAGCTTGAAACTCATCGTGCTGGCCGCCGGGTCGAACGCCGGAGGTGCCAGCAGCGCCTCCAGACGGGCAAGCTCCGCATTGAGTGGCAGCGACAGCGAAACGGCATAATCGGTGGGGCGCAGCCCCTGCCCCTGGCGCACGAACAGCTGATCGTCCAGTGCATGACGAAGCCGGCCCAGCGCCCCCGACACCGCCGATTGCGACATGCCGAGCCGCTCCCCCGCCTTGACCGTTGAACCTTCTCTCAGCAATGCATCGAGAACGCGCAGCAGATTGAGATCAAAGGTCGCAAAATTCATTTTGGCGATACACTCTATCCAATCAAACGATTTTTCAGATTAATCCCTCCCTGCTAAACAATGCAATCACGAGAGCGCTTTCGTTTCCCTGACCTGGGCACATGGAGGAAACGATGCCTGAAGCAGTGTTCAGCGCCCGCAAAAGCAACG includes:
- a CDS encoding LysR family transcriptional regulator — protein: MNFATFDLNLLRVLDALLREGSTVKAGERLGMSQSAVSGALGRLRHALDDQLFVRQGQGLRPTDYAVSLSLPLNAELARLEALLAPPAFDPAASTMSFKLAGADFFAEMLMPELARKLRSAAPLMRMQLIDLVPNSYLDSLDRYEADMALMPHLDFPEWSDRRPLFHSSYAVIAAADNPVLARACVRPGDVVEMDLFCKMGHVLFSPEGKHAAAGDAALARVGRSRRVVMTMPVFSGICRVVGESELISLVPRQLAERLAPSRNLALYKPPMPVEPALIVGVWHKRSTDNPAHRWMRGLIGDILTPLNEGERPLPV